Within Falco cherrug isolate bFalChe1 chromosome 12, bFalChe1.pri, whole genome shotgun sequence, the genomic segment CGTTTTCACCTGCCCTTGAGCCACTTCTTGTTCCTTGATAGCTTTCTGCACTCACAGCATGAGCAGCCAGACTCTGGGTACCATAGTTATTCCTGTGATTTTGATTGTCATCACCGAGGTGCTCATCAATCTTCAGCTGGGTGAAGCATGGTGCATGAAGTCCAGCCTTGACGCCAGCTTCACCAAAACTTCCAGGTCCCTCTCCACTGACGCTGGTGTGAGCATCTGTCAGTCCCGGATCTCTCCGAGCACCCAGCTTCATTGCCTGCACGTTTGCATTGTCTGCTCTCTGGACACTGCATCCTACGGATTTGGTGGAGACTGGGATATTTACGTTGATGCCTTTATCGTGGGCTTGTTTGGCCCCGGTTACCTGCGAGAGGTCGGTGTTCACCGCAGCATCATAGCACTGCAAAGCCCCACTGCTCCACCTGGACAGCGCCGTGGCCTCTTTGGTGTTTTCCCGGCACAGTTTCTCTTCCAGCTGAGCTTTAGAGCTGGCCAGTAACTTAatgcttttctccttctccttgaTCTCATGatcctgctgctccagcactgccctgATCTGCTCGagctcttctttcttcttgcccagctgctcctccagagCAGCAATCTGCTGCTTTAGCTCAGCAACCCCACCGGGCTCTCCAGCATCACAAGGCTGAGGACCACAGCTCTCCTTGTTCTCCTCAGCCCAgacactcccctcctcaacttGCTTCAGCACCTTCGGAGTCATTTCACTCACACTTAACTCCCTTTCCCCAGGGTTCGTGTTCTCCTCCATgagctggctggcagccagTGATGCTGGTTCACTCCCAGTCAAGGCGGAGCGACCACTGGTGTCGGTGGCATCGCCCTCCTCACCTCCGCTCTCCATCACCACCTGCAGCTGCGGCGCCGCAGGATGCTGGTTCTGCCACAGCGACTGCATCTGCATCGGTCCTGGGCTGCCTCCACCGGGATGCCCCAAGGAGACATCTTCCTCCAAACTCATCTCCCGGGGGAGATTTAACACTATGTTGTCGGAGCCGGACGAATGCAACACAGGGTGAAACGTGCTTTCGGAGCCACTCCGGtcatggcagtgctggggaggtggCCAGAGGGGTGAGGGCACCCTCCCGTCCCGCGGCAGGGGCTGGCCAGGCGGCAGTGCAGCAGGCATGCTGGAGGCTCGAAGCAGCTGCGGCCGCCCCCGGAGCTCACCTTCctgccaccccagctctgcctgccgcCACGTCTCCGTCAGAAGGGCTTTTCTCCGGTAAGCCAGCTCATCAGTTGCTGGCAAGGGTGCCTCGTTGGGCAGGAGAGGATGGGGGGTCTCCTCCGCCCCCAGCGATGCCTTTcgctgggggaaggagcaggtTGCCGTCCAGCTCTTGCTGGGAGCAGATGTGCATGCACGGGAGCTGTTCTCAGGCAGGCTGAAGTTTCGGGGCAGGGTGCTGAATTTTGGCTGCTTGGCTTTCCGGTGGATGTGAACCCTTCGGATGGTGTTCCCTTTCTCGATGTCATCCACGTACTTCAGAAAGTCCAGGTCCAAGTGAAAGCCGTATGGTGTCTCCACGGAGTAAGggaggctgcggggctgctccctctccccatcAGGTTTGGGTGGCTGTCTGTCTgctgaaacaacaacaacaagatGCATGAATTTTGAAGACAccaaaaaattaacaaaaagcaTATTTAGAGCAGGGGGGAAATGTTACTGCTTTATTCGTCTCAGTTTCAGGCAGGTAGGGGGCTGCCGTTCAGCATTGTGGAGGCTCGTGGTGAAGCTGCAGAGACACAGCAACACGCATAAAGGTCTGATACGGTTTTCCAGAGGTGAATCAGGTAATTGTTGCACTGAGGAAGCTGAAAATTTGCTGAAATCATGGCTCTAATTGGCAATTAAGCAAACAGCAGGTTTTGCAGGCAGAGCTACGTGCCTGTGTAAGTATAAAGAGCTGCCCGATGTATAATAAATCCAGCTCAAAAACAGAAGGCGGAACCAATCTGTgacaattacatttttcaaggcttttggtttggttttaacttTTCAGTGGCACATCAAGCAGGAAAATCATTGCATTGTTTCATCTGC encodes:
- the KANK4 gene encoding KN motif and ankyrin repeat domain-containing protein 4 isoform X2 produces the protein MEKTDADRQPPKPDGEREQPRSLPYSVETPYGFHLDLDFLKYVDDIEKGNTIRRVHIHRKAKQPKFSTLPRNFSLPENSSRACTSAPSKSWTATCSFPQRKASLGAEETPHPLLPNEAPLPATDELAYRRKALLTETWRQAELGWQEGELRGRPQLLRASSMPAALPPGQPLPRDGRVPSPLWPPPQHCHDRSGSESTFHPVLHSSGSDNIVLNLPREMSLEEDVSLGHPGGGSPGPMQMQSLWQNQHPAAPQLQVVMESGGEEGDATDTSGRSALTGSEPASLAASQLMEENTNPGERELSVSEMTPKVLKQVEEGSVWAEENKESCGPQPCDAGEPGGVAELKQQIAALEEQLGKKKEELEQIRAVLEQQDHEIKEKEKSIKLLASSKAQLEEKLCRENTKEATALSRWSSGALQCYDAAVNTDLSQVTGAKQAHDKGINVNIPVSTKSVGCSVQRADNANVQAMKLGARRDPGLTDAHTSVSGEGPGSFGEAGVKAGLHAPCFTQLKIDEHLGDDNQNHRNNYGTQSLAAHAVSAESYQGTRSGSRAGENEAGFGEDKPQDGLEEDSPPDHEDLPAVDPISQYVKKIQELLQEQWLCLEHGYPELASAIKQPASKLSSIQNQLVNSLNSLLSAYSTQGPADKENSNTHYQQLEISPATSLKSIMKKKGYGFHAGGNGTKKNLQFVGVNGGYETTSSEDTSCEESPSDGDGESETEKRADDLEPTQAKAGGESKGALSGTSSQERREGDDLQEPPAEVPCTQQKADRCKPSEDFLADCQLLSKHLSEIRTTSDKHLRHILSTVCQEWFRVSSRKSSSPEVVAAYLKALGAIQPQLLVMVVNLADRNGNTALHYSVSHSNFPIAKLLLDTGVCRLDLQNRAGYTAVMLTPLAAAETGEDMEVVMKLLKEGDVNLRAAQGGQTALMLGVSHERDDMVRALLACQADVNLQDEEGTTALMVACRQGNADIVRLLLAQPGCQVTLTDKGGNSALSLAQHAAREDIAALLRAHAEQSPSLSA
- the KANK4 gene encoding KN motif and ankyrin repeat domain-containing protein 4 isoform X3, which translates into the protein MEKTDDRQPPKPDGEREQPRSLPYSVETPYGFHLDLDFLKYVDDIEKGNTIRRVHIHRKAKQPKFSTLPRNFSLPENSSRACTSAPSKSWTATCSFPQRKASLGAEETPHPLLPNEAPLPATDELAYRRKALLTETWRQAELGWQEGELRGRPQLLRASSMPAALPPGQPLPRDGRVPSPLWPPPQHCHDRSGSESTFHPVLHSSGSDNIVLNLPREMSLEEDVSLGHPGGGSPGPMQMQSLWQNQHPAAPQLQVVMESGGEEGDATDTSGRSALTGSEPASLAASQLMEENTNPGERELSVSEMTPKVLKQVEEGSVWAEENKESCGPQPCDAGEPGGVAELKQQIAALEEQLGKKKEELEQIRAVLEQQDHEIKEKEKSIKLLASSKAQLEEKLCRENTKEATALSRWSSGALQCYDAAVNTDLSQVTGAKQAHDKGINVNIPVSTKSVGCSVQRADNANVQAMKLGARRDPGLTDAHTSVSGEGPGSFGEAGVKAGLHAPCFTQLKIDEHLGDDNQNHRNNYGTQSLAAHAVSAESYQGTRSGSRAGENEAGFGEDKPQDGLEEDSPPDHEDLPAVDPISQYVKKIQELLQEQWLCLEHGYPELASAIKQPASKLSSIQNQLVNSLNSLLSAYSTQGPADKENSNTHYQQLEISPATSLKSIMKKKGYGFHAGGNGTKKNLQFVGVNGGYETTSSEDTSCEESPSDGDGESETEKRADDLEPTQAKAGGESKGALSGTSSQERREGDDLQEPPAEVPCTQQKADRCKPSEDFLADCQLLSKHLSEIRTTSDKHLRHILSTVCQEWFRVSSRKSSSPEVVAAYLKALGAIQPQLLVMVVNLADRNGNTALHYSVSHSNFPIAKLLLDTGVCRLDLQNRAGYTAVMLTPLAAAETGEDMEVVMKLLKEGDVNLRAAQGGQTALMLGVSHERDDMVRALLACQADVNLQDEEGTTALMVACRQGNADIVRLLLAQPGCQVTLTDKGGNSALSLAQHAAREDIAALLRAHAEQSPSLSA
- the KANK4 gene encoding KN motif and ankyrin repeat domain-containing protein 4 isoform X4, which produces MKSICISVMLCDEQHRKPCQVLLVPTQLLHQDGDKGSSHETWFLLVELLLLVLTERSLFDRQPPKPDGEREQPRSLPYSVETPYGFHLDLDFLKYVDDIEKGNTIRRVHIHRKAKQPKFSTLPRNFSLPENSSRACTSAPSKSWTATCSFPQRKASLGAEETPHPLLPNEAPLPATDELAYRRKALLTETWRQAELGWQEGELRGRPQLLRASSMPAALPPGQPLPRDGRVPSPLWPPPQHCHDRSGSESTFHPVLHSSGSDNIVLNLPREMSLEEDVSLGHPGGGSPGPMQMQSLWQNQHPAAPQLQVVMESGGEEGDATDTSGRSALTGSEPASLAASQLMEENTNPGERELSVSEMTPKVLKQVEEGSVWAEENKESCGPQPCDAGEPGGVAELKQQIAALEEQLGKKKEELEQIRAVLEQQDHEIKEKEKSIKLLASSKAQLEEKLCRENTKEATALSRWSSGALQCYDAAVNTDLSQVTGAKQAHDKGINVNIPVSTKSVGCSVQRADNANVQAMKLGARRDPGLTDAHTSVSGEGPGSFGEAGVKAGLHAPCFTQLKIDEHLGDDNQNHRNNYGTQSLAAHAVSAESYQGTRSGSRAGENEAGFGEDKPQDGLEEDSPPDHEDLPAVDPISQYVKKIQELLQEQWLCLEHGYPELASAIKQPASKLSSIQNQLVNSLNSLLSAYSTQGPADKENSNTHYQQLEISPATSLKSIMKKKGYGFHAGGNGTKKNLQFVGVNGGYETTSSEDTSCEESPSDGDGESETEKRADDLEPTQAKAGGESKGALSGTSSQERREGDDLQEPPAEVPCTQQKADRCKPSEDFLADCQLLSKHLSEIRTTSDKHLRHILSTVCQEWFRVSSRKSSSPEVVAAYLKALGAIQPQLLVMVVNLADRNGNTALHYSVSHSNFPIAKLLLDTGVCRLDLQNRAGYTAVMLTPLAAAETGRPDCPDAGGQPRAGRHGAGPPRLPG
- the KANK4 gene encoding KN motif and ankyrin repeat domain-containing protein 4 isoform X1, translating into MKSICISVMLCDEQHRKPCQVLLVPTQLLHQDGDKGSSHETWFLLVELLLLVLTERSLFDRQPPKPDGEREQPRSLPYSVETPYGFHLDLDFLKYVDDIEKGNTIRRVHIHRKAKQPKFSTLPRNFSLPENSSRACTSAPSKSWTATCSFPQRKASLGAEETPHPLLPNEAPLPATDELAYRRKALLTETWRQAELGWQEGELRGRPQLLRASSMPAALPPGQPLPRDGRVPSPLWPPPQHCHDRSGSESTFHPVLHSSGSDNIVLNLPREMSLEEDVSLGHPGGGSPGPMQMQSLWQNQHPAAPQLQVVMESGGEEGDATDTSGRSALTGSEPASLAASQLMEENTNPGERELSVSEMTPKVLKQVEEGSVWAEENKESCGPQPCDAGEPGGVAELKQQIAALEEQLGKKKEELEQIRAVLEQQDHEIKEKEKSIKLLASSKAQLEEKLCRENTKEATALSRWSSGALQCYDAAVNTDLSQVTGAKQAHDKGINVNIPVSTKSVGCSVQRADNANVQAMKLGARRDPGLTDAHTSVSGEGPGSFGEAGVKAGLHAPCFTQLKIDEHLGDDNQNHRNNYGTQSLAAHAVSAESYQGTRSGSRAGENEAGFGEDKPQDGLEEDSPPDHEDLPAVDPISQYVKKIQELLQEQWLCLEHGYPELASAIKQPASKLSSIQNQLVNSLNSLLSAYSTQGPADKENSNTHYQQLEISPATSLKSIMKKKGYGFHAGGNGTKKNLQFVGVNGGYETTSSEDTSCEESPSDGDGESETEKRADDLEPTQAKAGGESKGALSGTSSQERREGDDLQEPPAEVPCTQQKADRCKPSEDFLADCQLLSKHLSEIRTTSDKHLRHILSTVCQEWFRVSSRKSSSPEVVAAYLKALGAIQPQLLVMVVNLADRNGNTALHYSVSHSNFPIAKLLLDTGVCRLDLQNRAGYTAVMLTPLAAAETGEDMEVVMKLLKEGDVNLRAAQGGQTALMLGVSHERDDMVRALLACQADVNLQDEEGTTALMVACRQGNADIVRLLLAQPGCQVTLTDKGGNSALSLAQHAAREDIAALLRAHAEQSPSLSA
- the KANK4 gene encoding KN motif and ankyrin repeat domain-containing protein 4 isoform X5, which codes for MKSICISVMLCDEQHRKPCQVLLVPTQLLHQDGDKGSSHETWFLLVELLLLVLTERSLFDRQPPKPDGEREQPRSLPYSVETPYGFHLDLDFLKYVDDIEKGNTIRRVHIHRKAKQPKFSTLPRNFSLPENSSRACTSAPSKSWTATCSFPQRKASLGAEETPHPLLPNEAPLPATDELAYRRKALLTETWRQAELGWQEGELRGRPQLLRASSMPAALPPGQPLPRDGRVPSPLWPPPQHCHDRSGSESTFHPVLHSSGSDNIVLNLPREMSLEEDVSLGHPGGGSPGPMQMQSLWQNQHPAAPQLQVVMESGGEEGDATDTSGRSALTGSEPASLAASQLMEENTNPGERELSVSEMTPKVLKQVEEGSVWAEENKESCGPQPCDAGEPGGVAELKQQIAALEEQLGKKKEELEQIRAVLEQQDHEIKEKEKSIKLLASSKAQLEEKLCRENTKEATALSRWSSGALQCYDAAVNTDLSQVTGAKQAHDKGINVNIPVSTKSVGCSVQRADNANVQAMKLGARRDPGLTDAHTSVSGEGPGSFGEAGVKAGLHAPCFTQLKIDEHLGDDNQNHRNNYGTQSLAAHAVSAESYQGTRSGSRAGENEAGFGEDKPQDGLEEDSPPDHEDLPAVDPISQYVKKIQELLQEQWLCLEHGYPELASAIKQPASKLSSIQNQLVNSLNSLLSAYSTQGPADKENSNTHYQQLEISPATSLKSIMKKKGYGFHAGGNGTKKNLQFVGVNATKRLQVKTQVVKRAHRMATGRVRRRKELMIWSPHRQKLEVKARGLCRGPPRRRGVRVMTCRSHQQKCLALSRRLTDANPLKISLPTASCSASTSQKSGPQATSICGTF